One window of the Babesia bovis T2Bo chromosome 2, whole genome shotgun sequence genome contains the following:
- a CDS encoding Inner membrane complex family protein, translated as MSTSPLPHSYISKTPSAMSDSAGLKTPPADAIILEPIVRERIIEVERPEIQERIVDVPEIQYVQRVTEVPEPVIQENIVRVAKPVLQERIKKVVKPIIQEKVVEVPVVEIVEKVVEVPQYVYQEKVIEIPKVVVQERVVNIPKKVTKERIVEVPKIQYKEVIKERIVEVEQEIPEIVHKDVRVVHYIDRPVEVEKIVEVPQIQHKYKDVITPQYRNVPTPVEVPVKQIRNVPVTKIIERDVPVPVEIDVVQEFTCRNIEARYHEIPVPVHVQRIIEHPLPQEAFQNTNLVPMYYCAVQDNLRQMQQHGISYPNNMPIQNIKNQF; from the exons ATGTCTACCTCACCTTTGCCTCATTCTTACATTTCTAAAACTCCCTCTGCCATGAGCGATTCTGCAGGCCTTAAAACGCCACCAGCAGATGCAATTATTTTAGAACCCATCGTGCGCGAGCGTATTATAGAGGTAGAAAGGCCTGAAATACAGGAACGTATTGTAGATGTGCCAGAAATCCAATATGTGCAAAGAGTTACCGAGGTACCTGAGCCAGTTATACAGGAGAATATTGTACGTGTAGCGAAGCCCGTGCTACAGGAAAGGATCAAAAAGGTAGTGAAGCCAATCATACAGGAGAAGGTTGTTGAAGTCCCCGTTGTCGAAATTGTTGAAAAAGTGGTAGAGGTGCCACAATATGTTTACCAAGAAAAGGTCATTGAAATACCaaaagtagtggtacagGAACGAGTTGTCAACATACCAAAGAAAGTGACGAAGGAAAGAATAGTCGAAGTTCCTAAAATTCAGTACaaagag GTAATCAAGGAGCGTATTGTGGAAGTGGAACAGGAAATACCTGAAATTGTACACAAAGATGTGCGTGTCGTACACTATATAGATCGTCCTGTGGAAGTTGAGAAAATAGTAGAAGTACCACAAATACAG CACAAATATAAGGACGTGATCACCCCTCAATATCGCAACGTACCAACACCTGTGGAAGTACCCGTCAAGCAAATTAGGAATGTGCCTGTAACCAAAATTATTGAGCGCGATGTCCCAGTGCCTGTGGAAATCGATGTGGTACAAGAGTTCACGTGTCGCAATATAGAGGCAAG GTATCACGAAATACCAGTACCCGTACATGTACAACGCATTATAGAGCATCCATTGCCACAAGAAGCTTTCCAAAACACCAACCTAGTACCGATGTATTACTGCGCTGTGCAGGACAACCTTAGACAAATGCAGCAACATGGCATTTCATACCCAAACAATATGCCAATCCAAAACATCAAGAACCAATTTTAA
- a CDS encoding Rad51 family protein encodes MPPHTTPSFTESISLGITEIDDALGDCLLLGMLTEIYGESGSGKTQVALTLVAEELVRMQEADSNDVMLYFQTSRAFPMQRFCDIIEHKRKSKNSRFKGAPLGPREIAKHLRIYRPSEPTLFLEELRNLHADVGASYHIRLIVIDSIACLFGDCMEDKDADNASMNTLLNVASILKRLAHQKNALILLINEAIAGNLDASAGTGMTHTLVTPALGDLWSQAINCRILIEAIRSSSSTRRFLRILFNCNGPPSIPLDFKIAASGIRACRVTHIDG; translated from the exons ATGCCTCCACATACAACACCTTCATTTACGGAATCTATTTCACTTGGTATTACAGAGATAGACGATGCCTTAGGCGACTGTTTATTGCTTGGTATGCTTACAGAGATATATGGCGAATCCGGGTCTGGAAAAACGCAGGTCGCACTGACCTTAGTGGCTGAG GAACTTGTAAGAATGCAAGAGGCAGATTCCAATGATGTCATGCTTTACTTCCAAACAAGTAGGGCGTTCCCAATGCAACGTTTTTGTGACATAATAG AACACAAACGAAAGTCTAAGAATAGCCGTTTCAAAGGAGCTCCATTGGGTCCTAGAGAAATAGCGAAGCATCTTCGTATTTATAGACCGTCTGAACCCACG CTTTTCCTTGAAGAATTAAGGAACCTACACGCTGATGTCGGCGCATCTTATCAC ATTCGGCTTATTGTAATTGATTCAATCGCATGTTTATTCGGAGATTGCATGGAAGATAAAGA TGCCGATAACGCCAGTATGAACACACTGCTCAATGTTGCATCTATTCTGAAGCGTCTAGCCCACCAGAAGAATGCTTTGATACTTCTTATAAATGAG GCGATTGCTGGGAATCTAGATGCTTCTGCGGGAACCGGAATGACACATACATTG GTGACACCCGCACTCGGCGATCTTTGGTCGCAGGCTATTAACTGCAGAATACTAATAGAGGCGATTA GAAGTTCATCCTCCACTAGACGGTTTTTACGTATTTTATTTAATTGCAATGGACCACCTTCAATCCCGCTAGATTTCAAAATAGCTGCATCTGGTATTCGCGCATGCCGAGTAACTCATATAGATGGATAA
- a CDS encoding putative integral membrane protein, protein MEETSYNEPTAKLVETTASRGRVIYATIGLGIVFIMLMVALTILCASREEGGFAESTPKYVGWIAIGILFLIGIPVLLFLILGAQNNVHIRRSWDSIKGIFMPSQFAYLEERENDINDILMIIGCVLLAFGILTIVGVIINSFICGETSTTNYVTIGIVIVGLILIGFIMYTTNPTLVKGFISGLFHKNAKKALKDEPGSASTAISVT, encoded by the coding sequence ATGGAGGAAACTTCTTATAATGAACCAACAGCTAAGCTGGTTGAAACAACCGCTTCCAGAGGGAGAGTAATATATGCCACCATAGGGTTAGGGATTGTATTTATTATGTTAATGGTTGCGTTGACAATCCTATGTGCGAGTAGAGAAGAGGGTGGCTTTGCAGAGAGTACTCCGAAATATGTAGGATGGATCGCAATTGGCATTTTGTTCTTAATAGGGATTCCAGTATTACTTTTCCTTATACTAGGCGCACAGAATAATGTCCATATACGCCGTTCCTGGGATTCAATAAAGGGTATTTTTATGCCTTCGCAATTTGCCTACTTAGAGGAGAGAGAAAATGACATAAATGACATATTAATGATTATTGGATGCGTACTTTTAGCATTTGGTATTTTGACTATCGTAGGTGTTATCATAAACAGTTTCATCTGTGGTGAGACATCAACAACGAACTACGTTACTATTGGTATCGTTATAGTCGGATTGATTCTAATAGGATTTATTATGTATACAACCAATCCTACGCTTGTTAAAGGTTTCATAAGTGGCTTATTCCACAAAAACGCTAAGAAGGCTCTCAAAGACGAACCGGGTAGTGCTTCTACCGCGATTTCAGTTACATAA
- a CDS encoding putative integral membrane protein: MSSREDRDNRPMQPPIQPLLVSKLKTFWILNGVTFLSILIALSLVFIPFPGLRVNRGLERININLNNHTVPFLVDVNIKDDHQFGLAVYLSTKLSHHLIANIAVGSNVIPVTPLSQHRFLAAYYTKKPLTSPRVLNVFDFLSGAIIVGKYMQSDSNPGEYKKFDSSIYLIPHNSSRNTDIVVDLYELFHKDIDNVFQTSFVDSTGKIVHDVRVALGVHQITINIAGIPKIFVDPGDSFSLRLIELPGLQIAKVTLRALVSDKFVDNIYYIHNSNWKTVYIGSNGLAELFSEHHIHVKANVDLFNINRITLPNRVEVSFQTDQDPPQGIFYHMAEVDGSNYHIIFGDWWYILGDVTLGGKTIPKDNSASDRVLVLYEDVNNVGKGKAVLYTKKDNIYTSKHVDLNKPLK, translated from the coding sequence ATGTCATCTAGAGAAGACAGAGATAATAGGCCAATGCAACCTCCGATACAACCTCTTCTAGTTTCCAAGTTAAAGACTTTTTGGATACTGAATGGTGTAACCTTCTTATCCATTTTAATAGCTCTTTCATTAGTCTTCATACCGTTTCCCGGACTCCGTGTTAATAGAGGACTGGAACGGATAAATATCAATTTAAACAATCACACTGTACCATTTTTGGTTGATGTGAACATAAAGGATGATCATCAATTTGGGCTAGCGGTCTATTTGTCAACCAAATTATCACATCATCTTATCGCAAATATAGCTGTAGGCAGCAACGTAATCCCCGTCACCCCGCTATCACAGCATAGATTTTTAGCGGCATATTATACCAAGAAGCCTCTTACATCTCCCCGCGTATTAAATGTGTTCGACTTTTTATCGGGAGCTATTATAGTTGGAAAATATATGCAATCTGACTCAAACCCCGGCGAGTACAAAAAATTCGACAGTTCTATATACCTCATACCGCACAATAGTTCACGAAATACCGATATTGTGGTAGATCTATATGAGTTGTTCCACAAGGATATAGATAATGTCTTCCAAACAAGCTTTGTTGACTCTACCGGAAAGATCGTACATGACGTAAGGGTTGCGCTGGGTGTGCACCAAATAACTATTAACATTGCCGGAATACCAAAAATTTTCGTCGACCCGGGAGATTCATTTAGTTTGCGGCTGATTGAACTCCCTGGTCTCCAAATTGCAAAAGTGACGCTTCGTGCCTTGGTTTCGGATAAATTTGTGGACAACatatactatatacataatagCAACTGGAAAACTGTTTATATTGGAAGTAATGGATTAGCGGAACTCTTTTCGGAACATCATATCCATGTAAAAGCCAACGTGGATCTGTTCAATATTAATCGCATTACACTACCCAATCGGGTAGAAGTATCTTTCCAGACAGACCAAGATCCACCTCAAGGTATTTTCTACCACATGGCGGAAGTTGATGGTTCGAATTATCACATCATTTTTGGTGACTGGTGGTATATTCTGGGAGATGTTACCTTGGGTGGTAAAACAATCCCCAAAGACAATAGTGCTTCTGATCGCGTATTAGTGTTATACGAGGATGTTAACAATGTTGGAAAGGGCAAAGCTGTCTTATACACGAAAAAagataacatatacacttcAAAGCATGTGGACCTGAATAAACCCTTGAAATAG
- a CDS encoding SmORF protein (Small Open Reading Frame (SmORF)), which produces MLSFNTLPKLCVLVAFGLSATVTSAEVVPEQPKKESLGSGFSRKNEEPSTKPVEVKETTKIETQDHSETTEPPKYSVEWYLLPKPESRAALRYFLPTVLANTVPKNCNEPILPVVEKRIRKCIALYAVDWYLLPKPENRTALRYMLPSDLAEKVPDDYDEPIDPEVEELIRKYFSIDAKKMFNGIMFL; this is translated from the coding sequence ATGCTATCCTTCAACACATTACCAAAGCTCTGTGTATTAGTGGCCTTCGGGCTGTCTGCCACTGTCACTTCTGCAGAGGTAGTCCCGgagcaacccaagaaggaatcgtTAGGCAGCGGATTCTCCCGTAAGAATGAAGAACCATCTACTAAACCTGTGGAAGTAAAGGAAACAACAAAGATTGAGACTCAGGATCACAGTGAGACAACAGAACCACCCAAGTACTCTGTTGAGTGGTATCTGTTGCCCAAGCCCGAAAGCAGAGCTGCCTTACGTTATTTTTTGCCAACTGTTTTGGCCAACACTGTACCAAAAAactgtaatgaaccaatatTACCAGTTGTTgaaaaacgtattaggAAGTGTATCGCATTGTATGCCGTCGACTGGTATTTGTTACCCAAGCCGGAAAATAGAACCGCTCTACGCTATATGTTACCATCTGATTTGGCTGAAAAAGTACCAGACGATTATGATGAACCAATAGATCCTGAGGTTGAAGAACTTATTAGGAAATATTTCTCAATTGATGCAAAGAAAATGTTTAACGGAATCATGTTCCTATGA
- a CDS encoding SmORF protein (Small Open Reading Frame (SmORF)), producing MVSFNTLPKLCVLVAFGLSATVTSAEVVPEQPKEQLDIGSLLKNEEPSTKPVEVKETTKIETQDHSETGEPPMFSVDWYLLPKPENREQLRDDLPFDMAKDVPEDCDEPIYPALEKRIRKFFSLRGLIFRNFKCYPPELPEPSKYSVEWYLLPKPQNRRYLRDKLPWHLYNAVPRDCNEPISPWVEKEIREFFSVCSVEWYLESKPINRAALRYAIPSYLAEKVPLDCNEPISPATERRIRGFFSYSEEQQRLLRLF from the coding sequence ATGGTATCCTTCAACACATTACCAAAGCTCTGTGTATTAGTGGCCTTCGGGCTGTCTGCCACTGTCACTTCTGCAGAGGTAGTCCCGGAGCAACCCAAGGAGCAATTAGACATCGGATCGTTACTTAAGAATGAAGAACCATCTACTAAACCTGTGGAAGTAAAGGAAACAACAAAGATTGAGACTCAGGATCACAGTGAGACAGGAGAACCACCCATGTTCTCTGTTGACTGGTATCTGCTACCAAAGCCGGAAAATAGAGAACAACTTCGCGATGACTTGCCATTTGATATGGCTAAAGACGTTCCAGAAGATTGCGATGAACCTATATATCCCGCACTGGAAAAACGTATCAGGAAATTTTTCTCATTGAGGGGTTTGATTTTTAGAAATTTTAAGTGCTATCCTCCAGAGTTACCGGAGCCATCCAAGtactctgttgaatggtatctgttacccaaGCCCCAAAACAGGAGATATCTTCGTGACAAACTGCCATGGCATTTGTATAATGCCGTACCAAGggactgtaatgaaccaataaGTCCTTGGGTGGAAAAAGAAATTAGAGAGTTTTTCTCAGTGTgttctgttgaatggtatctggAATCCAAGCCCATAAACAGAGCCGCTCTACGTTATGCGATACCAAGTTATTTGGCGGAAAAGGTACCACTggactgtaatgaaccGATATCTCCAGCAACAGAAAGACGTATTAGGGGTTTTTTCTCATACAGTGAGGAACAGCAGAGGCTGTTGCGTctattttaa
- a CDS encoding variant erythrocyte surface antigen-1 beta subunit, with the protein MAAAQPWTPYNSLTQAPTNLKEAIDWVLRVTGKDGKTNKAASPPQFSCICFLAKAVKDLLYDAKDPEYPGPSPDRNWDGILLDQEKDIVLPVLTDLGLVNSDSTIYSAAGGTEVIKALIDQLAQGLQKWVGWQEKGDECCLKGEGGGGAKESKGIGRKCECTGGAAQCCTGGSGTTCHECSQCGTGASASGAANKCYLSAYCKKNGTDRSGTPPEGQYSWPTISSDSTKVHLLARIFLGSVCLIWSGLSQLGFLTGGSERWEKDTLSSETKGLGSFMAAMGYDLDRLNQGSGTGKGNGEFVQKLLTKNDKGVSWKEFQGGSTNKDSVAEYYSGIYDKAYGAGKSTTEQLCEQYPLLVLHILASGYFRAGSAGANKVTPAKPATTSSASVTPSPRKPRTIREILYWLSALPYCDKYRELVQRMGDKTDLVTNGSDDKNKIVLHGEGDGKKTDLHKDKITHYLMAACGYCPLVLIGIQGTIATGGNDTPATGSSAGGSAGSTNKCPEHKKNPSAKRCKLGKDAAQASAAPPAASANGELKEGEVCYGGYHLAVKDFGPLHGMYANGLFGFQMDLSAAQCLDQLRIYVYHCFYQLYFLRKQCTVGVAGDKKAVLGWQSCRYGKGVSTTSARLWICQTKGTAGGTEHTKNCGIFDGARSKEASPLQSFLCDAIGTMVCNQTIGVDLNSQKQKYPEIDAHMNKTVDSKGIEHPAHLQYPQLCPVPMGWSKEGTSGENHFKDLNTGSHKTQQLTGGTGKATYPIHCTGRTLSLLLEYYCDPEKCQSGTLVVLLRLLACITPTVPRTLGDLFGFYYYVVYIGGNGNGSNEVKKKLGDLEKEVVLYMGQGDKVVEALTGWSSGDCQTGTKGTLKCLTGCNTGAPSGQCSQYLSPLSGQQYGQLSPLMAGTYLSWLVYLIEKFEDGLKGLAKDYRDIVCRDNCSSGQGGGGCSDGNGCRQGTHGTKCTGGSNGGVCQCASVVSCTGVLPVLYKYGFGYGNVTELHKQGGVGVGNTQKKCHEFLSTLNGVLEGNHIKHDGTSGGLHHEINKLIYTTRLPWIFVLTLAWLVAVLYLAFGAIWPLDWTHMRSHCRGWFRKGSLSPWEVLMVGKKKGRGILEYFGKT; encoded by the exons ATGGCAGCAGCACAGCCTTGGACCCCTTACAACAGCCTCACCcaggctcccaccaacctcaaggaggccattgactgggtcctgagggttactggtaaggatggtaaaaCAAACAAGGCGGCTTCGCCGCCCCAATTCAGCTGCATCTGTTTCCtggccaaggcagtgaaggacctactgtatgacgccAAGGACCCGGAGTACCCTGGTCCCAGCCCTGACAGGAACTGGGACGGCATACTCCTAGACCAGGAAAAGGACATAGTACTGCCAGTGCTCACTGACCTGGGACTGGTCAATAGTGACAGCACTATCTACAGTGCTGCTggtggcaccgaggtcataaaggcactgatagaccagttggcccagggactacagaagtgggttgggtggcaggaaaAAGGAGATGAGTGTTGTCTGAAGGGAGAGGGTGGTGGTGGAGCAAAGGAGAGTAAAGGTATAGGAAGGAAGTGTGAATGTACTGGTGGTGCAGCACAGTGTTGTAccggtggtagtggtactaccTGTCATGAGTGTAGCCAGTGTGGTACCGGTGCCAGTGCTAGTGGTGCTGCCAACAAATGCTACCTATCGGCCTATTGCAAGAAGAATGGTACCGATAGGAGTGGCACTCCACCTGAAGGACAATACTCCTGGCCCACCATATCCAGTGACTCCACaaaggtccacctcctggcccgtattttcctagggtcagtatgtctcatctggagtggactcagtcagttggggttcctaacggGTGGTAGCGAGAGGTGGGAGAAGGATACACTGAGTAGTGAGACTAAgggtctcggctcattcatggcggccatgggctatgacctggataggttgaatcaggggagtggtacag gTAAAGGAAATGGAGAGTTTGTGCAAAAATTGTTGACCAAGAATGATAAAGGAGTATCATGGAAAGAATTCCAGGGAGGCAGTACTAATAAGG atagtgtagctgagtactataGCGGTATCTATGACAAGGCCTATGGTGCTGGCAAGAGTACTACAGAGCAATTATGTGAGCagtaccccctattggtactccacatcctggccagtgggtacttcagggcaggtaGTGCCGGGGCTAATAAAGTGACGCCGGCGAAGCCGGCCACTACTAGTTCTGCCAGTGTCACTCCCAGccctaggaaacccaggaccatccgggaaatcctatactggcttagtgcattgccctattGTGATAAGTACAGAGAGCTGGTACAGAGGATGGGAGATAAGACGGATCTGGTGACCAATGGGAGCGATGATAAGAATAAGATAGTGCTTCACGGAGAAGGTGATGGCAAAAAGACGGATCTCCACAAGGACAAgattacccactacctgatggccgcctgtggctactgcccactggtactcatcggtatccaggggaccatagctACCGGTGGCAATGACACTCCTGCGACAg gtagtaGTGCTGGAGGAAGTGCTGGGAGTACTAACAAGTGCCCTGAACACAAGAAAAACCCTAGCGCTAAGAGGTGTAAACTAGGAAAGGATGCTGCCCAGGCATCGGCAGCTCCCCCGGCAGCTTCCGCCAACGGAGAACTCAAGGAAGGTGAGgtctgctacggcgggtaccacctggcaGTAAAGGATTTCG gccccctccatgggatgtacgccaatgggctctttggcttccagatGGACCTTTCGgccgcccagtgcctggaccaactgaggatatatgtctaccactgcttctaccagctctatttcctgaggaagcaaTGCACGGTGGGAGTGGCAGGAGACAAGAAGGCTGTGCTGGGCTGGcagagttgtaggtatgggAAGGGTGTAAGTACCACGAGTGCTAGACTGTGGATATGTCAGACAAAAG GTACTGCTGGTGGTACGGAGCATACCAAGAATTGTGGTATATTCGATGGTGCTAGATCCAAGGAAGCTTCACCCTTACAGAGCTTTTTGTGTGATGCGATAGGAACAATGGTTTGCAATCAAACCATAGGAGTAGATCTCAACAGCCAGAAGCAGAAGTATCCTGAAATTGATGCTCATATGAACAAGACAGTAGATTCTAAAGGGATAGAACATCCGGCACACCTACAGTATCCTCAGTTGTGCCCTGTCCCAATGGGCTGGAGCAAGGAAGGCACTAGTGGTGAgaaccacttcaaag atttaaATACTGGAAGCCATAAGACACAACAACTTACAGGAGGTACTG GCAAAGCCACTTACCCTATCCACTGCACTGGCaggacactgtcactactcctggagtactactgtgacccagaaAAGTGCCAAagtggcaccctagtggtactactgagactactggcatgtattactcccacggtgccacggacactgggtgacctctttgggttctattactatgtAGTCTACATTGGGGGAAATGGGAATGGAAGTAATGAAGTGAAGAAGAAGCTAGGAGATTTAGAAAAGGAGGTGGTACTCTATATGGGTCAAGGTGATAAAGTGGTCGAGGCACTCACTGGGTGGAGCAGTGGAGATTGCCAGACAGGCACAAAAGGAACCCTCAAATGCCTAACAGGGTGCAATACGGGTGCCCCTAGTGGTCAATGCTCTCAATACCTCTCTCCTCtgagtggccagcagtatggccagttgagtcccttgatggccgggacctacctgtcatggttggtctatttgattgaAAAGTTCGAGGATGGGCTGAAGGGGTTGGCAAAGGATTATAGGGATATAGTGTGCAGAGATAATTGCAGTTCGG gTCAGGGAGGAGGTGGATGTAGCGATGGTAATGGATGCCGACAAGGAACACATGGTACTAAGTGCACTGGTGGTAGTAATGGCGGAGTCTGTCAGTGTGcctctgtcgtatcatgtaccggggtactaccggtgttgtacaagtatggaTTTGGGTATGGTAACGTAACGGAGCTGCACAAGCAAGGAGGTGTAG GTGTTGGTAATACACAGAAGAAgtgtcacgagttcctaaGCACGCTGAATGGCGTTTTAGAAGGCAACCACATCAAGCATGACGGCACCAGTGGAGGCCTCCACCACGAAATAAataagctcatctacaccaccaggctcccctggatctttgttctcacgctagcgtggctagtagcggtactctatcTAGCatttggagccatatggccactggactggacacatatgaggtcgcattgcaggggatggttcaggaagggtagtctgagtccatgggaggtactgatggtgggcaagaagaagggaagggggatactagagtattttggaaagacatag
- a CDS encoding putative integral membrane protein, with protein sequence MLVTTIGYLLLAAFVPVDWTHTKLDSLSPVTGHYHGTTWAMAEKVTGDNDTEEVVVVEGTTSDEVEVKKEKNDKVVVNADGSKVDANTSKHVLNWMLGLPANGDSTLRKAVSTGAKGWGTG encoded by the coding sequence ATGTTAGTCACTACCATAGGGTACCTCCTCTTGGCAGCCTTCGTCCCAGTGGACTGGACCCATACTAAACTGGACTCACTGAGCCCAGTGACTGGCCACTACCACGGTACTACATGGGCCATGGCAGAGAAGGTGACTGGAGACAATGATACtgaggaagtagtggtagtggaaggTACTACTAGTGATGAAGTGGAGGTTAAAAAGGAGAAAAACGATAAGGTGGTGGTAAATGCTGATGGGTCAAAGGTGGATGCAAATACATCCAAACACGTCTTGAATTGGATGTTAGGTTTGCCGGCCAATGGTGATAGCACACTAAGAAAGGCGGTATCAACTGGAGCCAAGGGTTGGGGTACTGGGTAG